A window of Costertonia aggregata contains these coding sequences:
- a CDS encoding mucoidy inhibitor MuiA family protein: MKKLFIFIALFPIFTFGNDNQIPSKIKEVTVYLSGAHVTRSAHCILKAGTSEIKFTGLSTQIDESSIQISGLQSVSILSMAYDINYMAQKKNTPQSDVLQNEIDALELQIAKFRNQIAGLEEEEKVINGNRLLNSRTDGVSLEKIKQISTYYRERITDVKNEIYVTNLKINELDHKARAIKSQMAEINNIPEKEQGEIKIKFDTAIDINLNISISYLVEDAGWIPSYDIKSKDINSPLKLAYKAHVYQKTGQDWDNAKIALSTGNPNVNIVKPTLGTKYLNFTNGRSKRFSTATKKQRYFYNPTVKKIAGTILDESGSPLPGANIVVKGTANGTQTDFDGFFTLNITNGQELMVSYIGYKTEELPIYSSVMNIKLEEDSQALEEVVVMGYGTRSKKDYTGAVSRVLQGKTAGVRVRGASSVPQLPLYIIDGVPVDNFIEGDLDEDEIQSMEVLKGKNATSIYGSKGNHGVIVITTKKSAVQDDITQTKFIIKKPYTIVSDGDITAIEINTFSLNGSYEYFTAPIVNENVFLTARFSDWEKYNLLPGEANIYFKGAYVGKTVIDPYTVKKEMTISLGIDANITVRRKQDKNFKSKSFLGNNRILDRKYDWEVKNGKAVPIDIKIMDRIPLSQNNDIRVIDIETFDADYDTKKGLLSWKIQLSPKQTKTKSFSFRVKYPKYKSISL, encoded by the coding sequence CCGGTTTACAATCGGTATCCATCTTATCCATGGCGTATGATATAAACTACATGGCCCAAAAGAAAAATACACCGCAATCCGATGTGCTACAAAATGAAATTGATGCTCTGGAACTGCAAATAGCCAAGTTCAGAAATCAAATAGCGGGTCTTGAGGAAGAGGAAAAGGTGATTAACGGTAATAGATTGCTCAATTCTAGGACCGATGGCGTAAGCTTGGAGAAAATCAAACAAATAAGTACGTATTATAGGGAAAGGATTACCGATGTTAAAAATGAAATATATGTTACCAATCTAAAAATAAACGAGCTGGATCACAAAGCAAGGGCTATAAAAAGTCAAATGGCCGAGATAAACAATATTCCGGAAAAAGAACAAGGGGAAATTAAAATAAAGTTTGACACTGCCATTGATATAAATTTAAATATATCCATTTCCTATTTGGTAGAAGATGCTGGATGGATTCCCAGTTACGACATTAAGTCTAAGGACATCAACTCTCCACTTAAACTAGCATATAAGGCCCATGTATATCAAAAAACAGGGCAAGATTGGGATAATGCTAAAATTGCACTATCAACGGGTAATCCTAATGTTAATATTGTAAAACCTACATTGGGCACAAAATATTTGAATTTTACCAATGGCCGTTCCAAAAGGTTTAGCACAGCTACCAAAAAACAACGATATTTTTATAATCCAACAGTCAAAAAAATCGCAGGAACCATATTGGACGAGTCTGGTTCTCCCCTACCCGGGGCCAATATTGTGGTAAAAGGAACAGCTAATGGCACACAAACTGATTTTGATGGTTTTTTTACTTTAAATATTACCAACGGTCAGGAGTTAATGGTCTCTTATATTGGTTATAAAACCGAAGAACTTCCTATCTATTCCTCGGTCATGAACATAAAACTCGAAGAGGATTCCCAAGCCTTGGAGGAAGTTGTAGTGATGGGATACGGAACGAGAAGCAAAAAAGACTATACCGGAGCAGTATCAAGGGTTTTACAAGGTAAAACGGCTGGAGTCCGGGTAAGAGGCGCCTCATCTGTTCCTCAACTCCCTTTGTATATTATTGACGGAGTACCCGTGGATAATTTTATAGAAGGTGATTTGGATGAAGATGAGATACAATCCATGGAAGTTCTTAAAGGTAAAAATGCCACCTCGATTTATGGGAGTAAGGGTAATCATGGGGTAATCGTGATAACAACCAAAAAAAGTGCGGTCCAAGATGATATTACCCAAACCAAATTTATAATCAAAAAGCCATATACCATAGTATCGGACGGTGACATTACCGCTATTGAAATCAACACATTCTCCCTGAACGGCAGCTATGAATATTTCACGGCACCCATTGTTAATGAAAATGTATTTTTAACCGCTCGTTTTAGTGATTGGGAAAAATACAATCTATTACCGGGAGAGGCCAACATCTATTTTAAGGGTGCTTATGTAGGAAAAACCGTTATAGATCCTTACACGGTTAAAAAAGAAATGACTATTTCTTTGGGTATAGACGCCAATATTACGGTTAGACGTAAACAGGATAAAAACTTCAAGAGTAAATCGTTTTTGGGCAACAACCGTATTTTGGATAGAAAGTATGATTGGGAAGTTAAAAACGGCAAAGCTGTGCCTATTGACATAAAAATTATGGATCGCATCCCGCTATCTCAAAATAATGATATCAGAGTAATTGACATTGAAACTTTTGATGCCGATTACGATACCAAAAAGGGATTATTGAGCTGGAAAATACAGCTAAGTCCCAAACAAACCAAAACAAAATCATTCTCATTTAGGGTAAAGTACCCGAAGTATAAAAGTATTTCGTTATAA
- a CDS encoding helix-turn-helix domain-containing protein, translated as MNFETQLIFFFSALGAFNGFLLSLYFATVAQRKKFSNYFLALLLLVLSIRIIKSVFLFFNPNLFSVFVQIGLSACVLIGPALYLYTLSQIKSSKVKKLWIHLIPSLSIVIILGIVYPYLDNRKLWTTFLVKGIYLQWLVYIILTGFKLKHILNKVTSKSTKLNDVEVWLLSIFAGVTIIWLSYNIASYTSYIVGALSFSFVFYLLVLLWLFKKNKSTLFFQEKVKYENKKIDTKEVKLIAEKLTVIKGEKLFKNPNLKLLDIANQLNISSHQLSQFLNDNLGKSFSLFINEFRIEEAKQLLISSEAYTIETIGYDCGFNSKSTFFTTFKKITGTTPAKYKKEKSTKETD; from the coding sequence ATGAATTTTGAAACCCAACTCATCTTTTTTTTTAGTGCTTTAGGAGCATTTAATGGGTTTTTATTATCACTCTACTTTGCCACTGTCGCACAAAGGAAAAAGTTTTCAAATTACTTTTTAGCGTTATTACTGTTAGTCTTGAGTATAAGAATTATCAAATCCGTATTCTTATTTTTTAATCCAAATTTATTTAGTGTTTTTGTACAGATAGGACTTTCTGCTTGTGTATTGATTGGACCAGCACTGTACTTGTATACTTTATCTCAAATAAAATCATCAAAAGTCAAAAAATTGTGGATTCACTTAATTCCCTCTTTGAGCATAGTAATTATATTAGGAATTGTATATCCGTATTTGGACAATAGAAAACTGTGGACCACATTCTTAGTTAAGGGAATTTATTTACAATGGTTGGTTTATATTATTTTAACAGGTTTTAAACTAAAGCATATTTTAAATAAAGTAACCTCAAAAAGTACAAAGCTCAATGATGTCGAAGTTTGGTTGTTAAGTATTTTTGCAGGAGTAACGATTATTTGGCTTTCTTATAATATTGCTTCTTATACATCCTACATTGTCGGGGCATTATCATTTTCATTTGTTTTTTACCTTTTGGTTTTATTATGGTTGTTCAAAAAGAATAAAAGCACCCTGTTTTTTCAAGAAAAAGTAAAATATGAGAATAAAAAAATCGATACAAAAGAGGTAAAATTAATTGCAGAAAAACTAACAGTGATTAAGGGTGAGAAATTGTTCAAAAACCCCAATTTAAAATTGTTGGACATTGCTAACCAACTCAATATTTCATCTCATCAACTATCACAGTTTTTGAATGATAATTTAGGTAAGTCATTTTCTTTGTTTATAAACGAATTTCGAATTGAAGAAGCAAAACAGTTATTGATTTCAAGTGAAGCATACACCATAGAAACTATTGGTTACGATTGTGGTTTTAACTCTAAGTCTACTTTTTTTACAACTTTCAAAAAAATAACAGGGACTACACCAGCTAAATACAAAAAAGAAAAGAGTACAAAAGAAACCGATTAA
- a CDS encoding serine hydrolase, giving the protein MRKITFLLLILPILMGFKNSRKAQDKILFIVSNQHTYGNTNLNTANHFSEIVLAYDVFEKKGYKVDFVSPEGGAIPVGYIKTSDSIQKKYLYDADFMNLLKTTLKPEVINPEDYKAVYYVGGGAAMFGVPDNKAIQAITMSIYNNNGVVSAVCHGTAGIVDLKTDDGSYLVNGKKANGFPDKFENQSADYYKTFPFSIEEAITRNGGKFMYSKKGWDNHYIVDGRLVTGQDPSASKTVAEKVVELLEKQNKQFIGLKENVDLKSKVDNYVNKIMEEFDIKGTAVAILKDNQVIHKAYYGKANIAYDIPVSNTSIFKTHSLTKLFVSVAVFKLIQNKKINLEDAIGEFLPDLPLNWKSIQIKHLLSHSSGLPTMPVSRNLTELEAQEIIFNKNIQTSPGKEYHYNRTNLWLLKQLIEKVSKRKFQDLIVENQFNGNDTGISFSGDILDIVPNRVTEYYPNKNYEPKIFDFYLPDYLLSAGGLNITLDTYIKWDQQFNVGSLLNQKNKTIMTTPFPYKDGSSFFSYGWRIEYLNKIKTIGFSGGGISVFKKIPSKNMTIIFLSNGYRYDPYIERVSNNLLGIVDETLRNTENLASEELEIAINKKNYKNVQILLNRLKDDKDYSMIDFEMIINEIGYSFLNAIQPRLNEAIEVFKLNTRNYPKSWNAFDSLAEAFGIKGDIKNAKINYEKALELTPKGNAANIERITNLIKNLKKSN; this is encoded by the coding sequence ATGCGAAAAATAACATTCCTTCTATTGATTCTGCCTATTCTAATGGGTTTCAAAAACTCAAGGAAAGCACAAGATAAAATACTTTTCATAGTATCTAATCAACATACTTACGGAAATACAAATTTAAATACTGCCAATCATTTTTCTGAAATCGTATTGGCTTATGATGTATTTGAAAAAAAAGGTTATAAAGTAGATTTTGTAAGTCCAGAAGGAGGTGCTATTCCTGTTGGATATATCAAAACGTCTGATAGTATTCAAAAAAAGTATCTATACGATGCTGATTTTATGAATTTACTTAAAACCACCTTAAAACCAGAAGTCATTAATCCCGAAGACTACAAGGCTGTGTACTATGTAGGAGGTGGAGCCGCAATGTTTGGTGTGCCAGATAACAAAGCCATTCAGGCAATAACCATGTCTATTTACAATAACAATGGTGTTGTTTCTGCCGTGTGTCATGGTACCGCTGGTATTGTTGACTTAAAAACAGATGATGGCAGCTATTTGGTAAATGGTAAAAAAGCGAACGGTTTCCCAGATAAATTTGAAAACCAATCAGCTGACTACTATAAAACATTCCCTTTCTCAATAGAAGAAGCAATAACAAGAAATGGAGGAAAATTCATGTATTCAAAAAAGGGTTGGGACAACCATTATATTGTTGATGGAAGGTTAGTTACCGGTCAAGATCCTTCTGCTTCGAAAACAGTAGCCGAAAAGGTCGTTGAATTACTGGAAAAGCAGAACAAACAGTTTATTGGTTTAAAAGAAAATGTTGATTTAAAATCAAAGGTTGATAATTATGTCAATAAAATAATGGAAGAATTTGACATTAAAGGCACAGCAGTAGCAATTTTAAAAGATAACCAAGTTATACATAAAGCATATTATGGAAAAGCCAATATTGCCTATGATATTCCTGTTAGCAACACATCAATTTTTAAAACACACTCACTAACAAAACTTTTTGTTTCTGTAGCCGTTTTTAAACTCATTCAAAATAAAAAAATCAACCTTGAAGATGCTATTGGAGAATTTTTACCCGATTTACCTTTAAACTGGAAATCCATTCAAATAAAACATCTTCTCTCTCATTCATCTGGATTACCAACTATGCCCGTATCAAGAAATCTAACCGAATTGGAGGCTCAAGAAATTATTTTTAACAAAAACATTCAAACTTCACCTGGTAAAGAATATCACTATAACCGAACCAATTTATGGTTATTAAAACAGCTTATTGAAAAAGTTAGTAAGCGAAAATTTCAAGATTTAATTGTCGAAAATCAATTTAATGGAAATGATACGGGTATTTCTTTTTCTGGTGACATTTTAGATATCGTACCCAATAGAGTTACCGAGTATTACCCAAATAAAAACTACGAACCAAAGATTTTTGATTTTTACTTGCCAGACTATTTATTATCAGCAGGTGGGCTTAATATAACATTAGACACTTATATAAAATGGGATCAACAATTTAATGTTGGGAGTTTATTAAATCAAAAGAACAAAACTATAATGACCACTCCATTTCCTTACAAGGATGGAAGCTCATTCTTCTCATATGGATGGAGAATTGAGTATTTAAATAAGATCAAAACCATTGGTTTTAGTGGCGGAGGCATATCGGTATTTAAAAAAATACCTAGTAAAAATATGACAATCATTTTTTTATCCAATGGCTATAGATACGATCCTTACATAGAGCGTGTCAGTAATAATTTATTGGGTATTGTAGATGAAACACTTCGTAATACAGAAAACTTAGCCAGTGAAGAATTGGAAATAGCAATCAATAAAAAGAATTACAAAAATGTTCAAATACTTTTAAATCGGCTTAAAGATGATAAAGACTATAGCATGATTGATTTTGAAATGATCATTAATGAAATAGGATATAGCTTTCTAAACGCTATTCAGCCTAGATTAAATGAAGCCATAGAAGTCTTTAAGTTAAATACCCGAAACTACCCAAAATCTTGGAATGCTTTTGATTCTTTGGCCGAAGCATTTGGAATAAAAGGAGATATTAAAAACGCTAAAATAAACTATGAAAAAGCACTTGAACTTACTCCAAAAGGTAATGCCGCTAACATAGAAAGGATAACAAATCTTATTAAAAATCTCAAAAAAAGCAATTAA
- a CDS encoding nuclear transport factor 2 family protein, which translates to MKTKIITLLLCITISTTICAQDSDYKLIEQTVSYYLDGGTNNDFDTLKKAFHKNATMKFISNGEYTEVNAIEAFRKGIKPGPKQNRKTSIVSIDITGMAASAKLKLEYPNGTFIDYMNLLKIDGEWKVVSKIFHRKTKTEKK; encoded by the coding sequence ATGAAAACGAAAATCATCACATTATTACTTTGCATAACCATATCTACAACTATTTGTGCTCAAGATTCCGATTACAAATTAATAGAACAAACCGTGTCTTATTATTTAGATGGCGGAACAAATAACGACTTTGACACGCTAAAAAAAGCATTTCACAAAAACGCAACCATGAAATTTATTAGCAATGGAGAATATACCGAAGTAAATGCTATTGAAGCTTTTAGAAAAGGTATAAAACCAGGACCAAAACAAAATAGAAAAACGAGTATTGTATCTATTGATATTACCGGTATGGCAGCAAGTGCAAAACTAAAATTAGAATACCCTAACGGAACATTTATAGACTATATGAATCTTTTAAAGATTGATGGAGAATGGAAAGTCGTGAGTAAAATATTTCATAGGAAAACAAAGACGGAAAAAAAGTAG
- a CDS encoding DUF4345 domain-containing protein — MNDKINSVLKNLHLLIAIAIVLPTGIIYGSPSILTKQLDIQVNTVDLSNMLKAIMCLYIGISMIWILGIWKREYWKLATQLNILFMLTLATGRALSMVIDGLPTGGYIFGIIAEFVLGIYSIYQLKKYHLKKIER, encoded by the coding sequence ATGAATGATAAAATAAATTCGGTTCTAAAGAACTTACATCTTTTAATAGCCATTGCTATTGTACTACCAACAGGAATAATTTATGGGTCACCATCTATTCTTACTAAGCAATTGGATATTCAAGTCAATACAGTTGACCTTTCAAACATGCTCAAAGCAATAATGTGTTTATACATTGGAATTTCCATGATATGGATTTTAGGAATTTGGAAAAGAGAATATTGGAAACTTGCAACTCAACTGAATATTTTATTTATGCTGACTCTTGCTACAGGACGTGCGCTGAGTATGGTAATAGACGGACTTCCAACAGGAGGTTATATTTTCGGAATAATAGCTGAATTTGTTCTTGGAATTTATTCGATTTACCAACTGAAAAAGTATCATTTGAAAAAAATTGAAAGGTAA
- a CDS encoding serine hydrolase domain-containing protein gives MGRILFFVLISIITVGCNFITKEKNSIEQNPIEKKIEKAMAENNVPSLSIGIIRDGKIDVLKGFGTKSRKDTTKVNENSIFQIASQSKMFTGIMVNNLIQEGKLNLEESITSYFPSDINENAKKRLDKIKLKFLLNHTSGIPSDACSVYSERIDGDAWTKGYSIEQLIKDINTIKLEFEPGSQFQYSNSGYAVVGFICETVSNLSYSQLLEKYVTLPYELNNTSVRLSDTQALRLVRPYRKDNRMIATEPSNMGMATPASAIYSNATDLTNILAEQIKAYRLYDSLNEQSPLILTKQTSKMDEKLQYGFGLIKMTSGSDIKYSHGGDADGFACEYFFSPQKNTGVVLLTSSGGRWLGELADGILENLK, from the coding sequence ATGGGAAGAATACTATTTTTCGTTTTAATATCAATTATCACTGTTGGTTGCAATTTCATAACAAAAGAGAAAAACTCTATTGAGCAAAATCCGATTGAAAAAAAAATAGAAAAAGCAATGGCCGAAAATAATGTGCCTAGTTTATCCATCGGAATTATTCGAGACGGAAAAATAGATGTACTCAAAGGTTTTGGTACTAAATCAAGAAAAGACACCACTAAAGTAAATGAAAACTCCATATTTCAGATTGCGTCCCAATCAAAAATGTTTACTGGTATAATGGTTAATAATTTGATTCAAGAAGGGAAATTAAATCTTGAAGAATCGATTACAAGTTATTTTCCATCAGACATCAACGAAAATGCCAAAAAAAGGTTGGATAAAATCAAATTGAAATTTTTACTAAATCATACGTCTGGTATACCAAGTGATGCTTGTTCAGTGTATAGCGAAAGAATTGATGGTGATGCTTGGACAAAGGGATATTCCATAGAACAACTCATAAAAGATATCAATACTATAAAATTGGAATTTGAACCGGGTTCACAGTTTCAATACTCCAATTCGGGGTACGCAGTAGTCGGCTTCATTTGTGAGACGGTCAGCAATTTAAGTTACAGTCAGCTTCTCGAAAAATATGTCACCCTTCCATATGAGCTAAACAATACATCTGTAAGGTTAAGTGACACCCAAGCTTTAAGGCTTGTAAGACCGTACAGAAAAGATAACAGGATGATTGCGACCGAACCTTCGAATATGGGAATGGCTACACCTGCAAGTGCTATTTATTCTAACGCAACGGATTTGACCAATATACTAGCTGAACAAATTAAGGCATACCGATTGTACGACAGCCTAAACGAACAAAGTCCGCTTATCCTAACCAAACAGACTTCTAAAATGGATGAAAAACTTCAATATGGTTTTGGTCTTATAAAAATGACAAGCGGTTCTGATATAAAGTATAGTCATGGCGGCGATGCTGACGGCTTTGCTTGCGAGTATTTCTTCAGTCCTCAAAAAAATACTGGAGTTGTTCTACTTACATCAAGCGGAGGAAGATGGCTTGGAGAATTGGCCGATGGAATTCTTGAAAATTTAAAATAA
- a CDS encoding serine hydrolase — protein MSNKIKKTETNLTTPVYIKGDKTWSIEERMKHYGVPGVSIAVINNGEIEWTKTYGVTDKESKTPVTKETLFQAASISKALSAYAALCLVEQNRMTLDEDINTFLKSWRLEDNEFTEKKKVTLKSLLNHSAGVTGRGFYGYSPGQQIPTLLEVLNGTDPANSEGFFVNKLPEESYRYSGGGYTILQQMMIDVEEKPFPILMEELVLEPLKMQNSTFNQPLPNKQLKLAATGYYSDGSMVKGKRHTYPEMAAAGLWTTAEDLAKFVITIQQTLKGESKVGLSKSMTTKMLTPSIVETMGLGVFIRKKKDEIYFEHDGGNEGFLGQFTAHKDKGYGVVILTNSFHQDFNSEVIRSVALAYEWPDFVPSYEKKKLNNTVLDEICGRYRINNNELIKVYENNNILYSKELGMEPIELIQVSDSTYVSRNVQQLIQFNRKSENRTMELIDIHSGNIISNYTKMKDEDKIPIEHFLDGDFEKGLSTYKSIMKTNPKNPDINENTLNAIGYDFLNRNRMKLTLDIFKVNTILYPNSFNVYDSLAEAYYTDKQYDLALSNYKKSLELNPENTNAEKMITKIKNI, from the coding sequence GTGAGTAATAAAATAAAAAAAACAGAAACCAACCTCACAACACCAGTTTATATAAAAGGTGACAAGACATGGTCAATTGAAGAAAGAATGAAGCATTACGGAGTTCCTGGTGTAAGTATTGCAGTAATAAACAACGGCGAAATAGAATGGACAAAAACGTATGGCGTAACCGATAAAGAAAGTAAAACTCCCGTTACCAAAGAAACTCTTTTTCAAGCTGCATCAATTAGCAAGGCTCTGAGTGCATATGCGGCATTGTGCCTTGTAGAACAAAATAGAATGACCTTAGACGAAGATATTAATACTTTTTTAAAATCATGGAGGTTAGAAGATAATGAGTTTACTGAAAAAAAGAAGGTAACATTGAAGAGTCTTCTTAATCACTCTGCCGGAGTAACTGGTCGTGGTTTTTACGGCTATAGTCCTGGACAACAAATACCAACGCTACTTGAAGTATTAAATGGAACTGACCCTGCCAATTCAGAAGGTTTTTTTGTTAATAAACTCCCTGAAGAGAGTTACAGGTATTCAGGTGGCGGTTATACTATTTTACAACAAATGATGATAGATGTTGAAGAAAAACCTTTTCCAATACTGATGGAAGAATTAGTGCTGGAGCCTTTAAAAATGCAAAATAGCACTTTTAATCAGCCCCTTCCAAATAAACAATTGAAATTGGCAGCAACTGGCTATTATTCTGATGGTTCCATGGTAAAAGGAAAAAGACATACTTATCCAGAGATGGCAGCTGCTGGGTTATGGACAACCGCAGAAGACCTTGCAAAATTTGTCATTACCATCCAGCAAACTTTAAAAGGAGAAAGTAAAGTAGGCTTATCTAAATCAATGACAACTAAAATGCTTACACCTTCAATTGTAGAAACAATGGGGTTAGGTGTGTTTATTAGAAAGAAGAAAGACGAAATTTATTTTGAACATGACGGTGGTAATGAAGGATTCCTAGGACAGTTCACTGCACATAAGGATAAGGGGTATGGAGTGGTTATATTAACAAACTCTTTTCACCAAGATTTTAATTCAGAAGTTATTAGGTCTGTTGCCCTTGCTTATGAATGGCCTGATTTCGTTCCTTCCTATGAGAAAAAGAAACTTAACAATACTGTACTTGATGAAATTTGTGGCAGGTATCGTATTAATAACAATGAACTAATAAAAGTGTATGAAAACAATAACATACTTTATAGCAAGGAATTAGGAATGGAACCGATAGAATTAATTCAAGTTTCCGACAGTACTTATGTGAGTAGAAATGTACAGCAGTTAATTCAATTTAACCGAAAGTCTGAAAATAGGACGATGGAGCTAATTGACATTCACAGTGGTAATATCATTTCAAACTACACTAAAATGAAAGATGAAGATAAAATCCCTATAGAACATTTTCTTGATGGTGATTTTGAAAAAGGGTTATCTACGTACAAAAGCATCATGAAAACCAATCCAAAGAATCCAGATATTAATGAAAATACTTTGAATGCAATAGGTTATGACTTCCTAAATAGAAATAGAATGAAATTGACTCTAGACATTTTTAAGGTAAATACGATTCTCTATCCTAATAGCTTTAATGTTTATGACAGTTTAGCAGAAGCTTACTATACAGATAAACAGTATGACTTAGCTTTATCAAACTATAAAAAATCATTGGAATTGAATCCAGAAAACACAAATGCAGAAAAGATGATAACTAAGATTAAAAACATTTAG
- a CDS encoding serine hydrolase domain-containing protein, which produces MKKVVLCLTLCIAFLNVSCHQYKSVDEYVQQEYLDGELNGNVLVVKNKKVLYENSFGIAHPETKEPLTAEHRFAIGSISKEFPGVAVMQLYEGGSLKLDDKVSKHLKGLPAWASTISIQQLFKYTSGLPRVAWERYGENQMTVTHELLLNDLKKVEQLAFEPGSDYLYSNYNPILLINIVEAVSGQSFEDYVAQNIFIPTKMTNSYFGKATPWKDETLPAYPFDQDNHLDAFKMDGIKFLMLFTAQDMYQYLRHLHSYKLLSKESVKLLSEREGSQSPLGVLEWDDDTLEVHHHHGEQGSYESVIRYHPEDDLYIIILKNQKVFNVMDMADKIKKIVNQNL; this is translated from the coding sequence ATGAAGAAAGTAGTTTTATGCCTTACGCTTTGCATAGCTTTCCTAAATGTAAGCTGTCATCAATATAAAAGTGTCGATGAATATGTTCAACAGGAATATCTTGATGGAGAACTCAATGGTAATGTTCTCGTTGTAAAAAATAAGAAAGTTCTATACGAAAACTCTTTTGGGATTGCCCATCCCGAAACCAAAGAACCCTTAACGGCCGAGCATCGTTTCGCTATTGGTTCTATCTCTAAAGAATTTCCAGGCGTAGCCGTAATGCAACTCTACGAAGGTGGAAGCCTGAAGCTTGATGACAAGGTGAGCAAACATCTTAAAGGTTTACCAGCTTGGGCTTCGACTATAAGTATTCAGCAATTATTCAAATACACAAGTGGTTTACCAAGAGTAGCGTGGGAACGTTATGGAGAAAACCAAATGACCGTTACTCACGAATTGTTGCTGAATGATTTAAAAAAAGTAGAACAGCTTGCTTTTGAACCCGGTTCAGACTATCTCTATTCAAATTACAATCCTATATTGCTCATTAACATTGTAGAAGCCGTTTCCGGTCAATCTTTTGAGGATTATGTGGCACAGAATATTTTCATACCTACAAAAATGACCAATAGCTATTTTGGAAAGGCTACGCCTTGGAAAGACGAAACATTACCTGCTTATCCTTTTGACCAAGACAACCATCTTGATGCCTTTAAGATGGACGGTATTAAGTTTTTAATGCTATTTACTGCACAGGATATGTATCAATACCTCCGTCATTTGCACAGCTATAAACTGCTATCAAAAGAATCTGTAAAATTACTTTCTGAACGGGAAGGCTCACAATCGCCTTTAGGCGTATTAGAATGGGATGATGATACATTGGAGGTTCACCATCATCATGGCGAGCAAGGAAGCTATGAGTCTGTCATTAGATATCATCCTGAAGACGACTTATATATCATTATTTTGAAGAACCAAAAGGTTTTTAATGTGATGGATATGGCAGATAAAATCAAGAAAATCGTTAACCAAAACCTCTAA
- a CDS encoding YybH family protein yields MKAIQLLILAFLCFNQIEAQVLNGNKQDIQTILKNTENFSKYVMASDYRKIASSYTQDAKIFPNNTKILEGEDIIKYWTLPEGLSTSYHKITQSEITIIKDTAYDYGYYEGKTKHKDGHISSWKGKYVIVWKKINGDWKMYLDIWNNINK; encoded by the coding sequence ATGAAAGCAATACAACTACTGATATTAGCATTTTTATGCTTCAATCAAATAGAAGCACAGGTGCTCAACGGAAACAAACAAGACATTCAAACCATATTGAAAAACACGGAGAATTTTTCAAAATATGTTATGGCATCAGATTATAGGAAAATAGCCTCATCCTATACACAAGACGCAAAAATATTTCCTAATAATACCAAAATATTAGAAGGGGAAGATATTATCAAATATTGGACTTTACCAGAAGGGTTAAGTACATCATATCATAAGATTACACAAAGCGAAATCACCATTATTAAAGATACAGCTTATGATTACGGGTATTATGAGGGTAAGACCAAACACAAAGATGGACACATTTCTTCTTGGAAAGGGAAATATGTCATTGTTTGGAAAAAAATAAATGGGGACTGGAAAATGTATCTGGATATTTGGAATAACATTAATAAGTAA